From the genome of Candidatus Methylopumilus turicensis, one region includes:
- the yjgA gene encoding ribosome biogenesis factor YjgA, whose translation MRPKKIDPNAEEVDLIEPISKTKLKAEADAQQELGVKLVALPNSKLALLDLPERLLDAINESKRITANGATRRQKQYIGSLMREIDVAPIIEQMEKWEGKNTAENAYFHNLERWRTRLIEDESAFSEFINQHPNIDSQQVRTLIRNARREASLAKPPKSSRELFKLLREITSGGQDSSSEDFGYDENKTD comes from the coding sequence ATGAGACCTAAAAAGATAGATCCCAACGCTGAAGAAGTTGATTTAATCGAACCAATCAGTAAAACCAAACTTAAAGCAGAAGCCGATGCTCAACAAGAGCTTGGCGTAAAGCTTGTTGCTTTGCCTAACAGTAAGCTTGCACTTTTGGATTTACCTGAACGATTATTGGATGCAATCAACGAATCTAAGCGCATTACCGCCAATGGCGCTACACGTCGCCAAAAACAATATATCGGCAGCTTAATGCGAGAGATTGATGTCGCACCGATTATTGAGCAAATGGAAAAGTGGGAAGGTAAAAATACGGCTGAAAACGCTTACTTTCACAACCTAGAACGTTGGCGTACTCGCCTGATTGAAGATGAAAGTGCATTTTCTGAGTTTATCAATCAACATCCAAATATTGATAGTCAACAAGTCCGCACTTTAATACGCAATGCACGTCGCGAAGCCTCCTTAGCGAAGCCACCTAAAAGTAGCCGGGAGCTGTTTAAGCTCTTGAGAGAAATCACCTCTGGCGGTCAAGATTCCTCAAGTGAAGACTTTGGTTATGATGAAAACAAAACCGACTAA
- a CDS encoding PDZ domain-containing protein produces MMRLLSYMLLSFLVVANVSKAEDAKSLEEMVANQNFFINTYVESKTTNAKRIVSNAEPKIYSGTDKIADKQRMEERGFELIGYSDFKAGNVAPDLAMPQAKKVHAEVVLVYSERADKPSATAKIQQLREAKKTGQAPLEAGASYAYFASYWAKIAKPSMGVHVKVPEKDDDADGLLVMVVIDGSAAEKAGITKDDFLVSIGEVTLLKVADLTKAVTQYAGQTVDVVYTRNRMRLESKMTLN; encoded by the coding sequence ATGATGCGTTTACTAAGCTATATGTTGTTAAGTTTTCTTGTTGTAGCGAATGTCTCAAAAGCTGAGGATGCTAAGTCTTTAGAGGAGATGGTTGCAAATCAAAACTTTTTCATCAATACCTATGTTGAGTCAAAAACAACAAATGCAAAACGAATTGTCTCGAATGCGGAGCCAAAAATTTATTCAGGTACGGATAAAATTGCCGATAAACAGCGCATGGAAGAGCGTGGATTTGAATTGATTGGCTATTCTGATTTTAAAGCGGGAAATGTAGCGCCAGACTTGGCAATGCCGCAAGCTAAAAAAGTGCACGCGGAAGTCGTGTTGGTTTACAGTGAGCGCGCTGATAAACCTTCGGCAACTGCAAAAATTCAGCAGTTACGTGAAGCTAAAAAGACGGGTCAAGCACCACTTGAAGCGGGCGCAAGTTATGCTTACTTCGCATCTTATTGGGCTAAAATTGCTAAGCCATCAATGGGTGTTCATGTAAAAGTCCCAGAAAAAGACGATGACGCTGATGGCTTACTGGTGATGGTGGTGATAGATGGCTCAGCCGCGGAAAAAGCGGGAATCACAAAAGATGACTTTTTAGTGAGTATCGGGGAGGTCACCCTTTTAAAGGTCGCTGATCTGACCAAAGCAGTGACGCAATATGCGGGTCAAACAGTCGATGTGGTTTACACGAGGAATCGAATGCGCCTTGAAAGCAAAATGACGTTGAATTAA
- the mog gene encoding molybdopterin adenylyltransferase, whose translation MSAQTIKIGLVSISDRASKGVYQDLGLPHLQDWLTKTLISPWQAETRLIPDEQSEIEWTLKQLVDEAQCSLILTTGGTGPAIRDVTPEATLAVADREMPGFGEQMRQISLNFVPTAILSRQIAVIRKQCLIINLPGQPKAIAQTLEGLKDASGKQTTHGIFAAVPYCLDLIGGPYIETHPEFVQAFRPKSATNK comes from the coding sequence ATGTCAGCACAAACAATTAAAATTGGTCTTGTTTCAATCAGTGACCGCGCTTCAAAAGGCGTTTATCAAGATCTTGGCTTGCCACACCTCCAAGACTGGCTTACTAAGACGCTCATCTCACCATGGCAAGCTGAAACGCGGCTTATCCCAGATGAGCAATCCGAAATTGAATGGACACTTAAACAGTTAGTGGATGAGGCCCAATGTAGCTTGATTTTAACGACGGGTGGTACAGGGCCCGCGATTCGTGATGTCACTCCTGAAGCCACACTTGCTGTCGCTGATAGAGAAATGCCTGGCTTCGGCGAGCAAATGCGTCAAATCAGTTTAAATTTTGTGCCAACGGCTATTCTTTCTCGCCAGATAGCCGTCATTCGCAAACAATGTTTAATTATCAACTTACCAGGCCAACCCAAGGCGATTGCCCAAACATTAGAAGGGTTAAAAGATGCCTCAGGCAAACAAACGACGCATGGCATTTTTGCTGCGGTGCCTTATTGTCTTGATCTGATTGGTGGACCTTACATTGAAACTCATCCAGAGTTCGTTCAAGCCTTTAGACCGAAATCCGCTACTAACAAATAA
- a CDS encoding MAPEG family protein → MQLHITSYYAAVLALLFILLSIKTIKTRRQHKVAIGDGGEKSILRASRVHANFAEYVPLTILLIGMLEMQGFTTLIIHSLGILLVLARVAHAYGVSQTNENFKFRIFGTATTINIIAICALLLLTKSFFQPF, encoded by the coding sequence ATGCAACTTCATATAACATCCTACTACGCAGCTGTGTTAGCACTTCTGTTTATCTTGCTCTCAATCAAAACGATTAAAACAAGACGCCAACATAAAGTAGCGATTGGTGATGGCGGTGAAAAAAGCATATTGCGAGCATCAAGAGTCCATGCCAATTTTGCAGAATATGTTCCATTGACTATCCTGCTTATTGGGATGTTAGAAATGCAGGGCTTCACAACACTCATCATTCATAGCCTTGGTATTTTGCTGGTCTTAGCACGCGTCGCTCATGCTTATGGGGTCAGTCAAACTAACGAGAATTTTAAATTTCGAATCTTTGGCACCGCCACCACAATCAATATCATCGCGATTTGTGCATTGTTGCTGCTGACTAAATCTTTCTTTCAGCCGTTTTAA
- the thiL gene encoding thiamine-phosphate kinase → MLSEFDLIKKYFTKPGQNIDLGVGDDAALIQISAGHQLAISSDMLVAGTHFLEDCPAYFIGWKSLAVNISDMAAMGAIPKWATLAIALPNIDETWLSEFSRGFFACADEFSVSLIGGDTTRGPLNISVQIMGEVPLGKALRRDGAKAGDEVWVSGTLGNAALGLAELQNKLIDNVLSISEKQTCIHALQAPQPRVTLGLALRGAANSAIDISDGLLADLGHILERSNLGADLYWEDIPHVNLSQKLDTATLQSLSLAGGDDYELCFTAPVTQHDAILAIGEKLNLKLSTIGVTTKETKINLYDKNRQLIELKRTGYDHFG, encoded by the coding sequence ATGCTTTCTGAATTTGATCTCATCAAAAAATACTTTACTAAACCAGGCCAAAATATCGACTTGGGCGTGGGGGATGATGCCGCACTTATTCAAATCAGCGCTGGCCATCAACTTGCTATTTCATCTGACATGCTTGTGGCAGGCACTCATTTTTTAGAGGATTGCCCAGCTTACTTTATAGGCTGGAAATCACTCGCTGTTAATATTTCAGACATGGCCGCCATGGGGGCTATACCAAAGTGGGCAACACTTGCAATTGCGTTGCCCAACATCGATGAAACTTGGCTGAGTGAGTTTTCACGGGGATTTTTTGCTTGTGCTGATGAATTTAGTGTCAGTCTGATTGGTGGCGACACCACGCGTGGCCCGCTCAACATTAGCGTCCAAATCATGGGCGAAGTACCCTTAGGCAAAGCCTTACGACGAGATGGCGCAAAAGCGGGCGATGAGGTCTGGGTCTCTGGCACATTAGGCAACGCGGCATTGGGTTTAGCAGAACTACAAAACAAGCTCATAGACAATGTTTTATCCATCAGTGAAAAACAAACTTGCATTCATGCATTACAAGCGCCTCAGCCAAGGGTGACGCTAGGATTGGCTTTGAGAGGTGCGGCCAATAGTGCAATTGATATATCCGACGGTTTATTAGCCGATTTAGGGCATATTTTAGAACGCTCAAATTTAGGCGCAGATCTATACTGGGAGGATATTCCGCACGTCAATCTTAGCCAAAAATTAGATACTGCAACGCTGCAAAGCCTCAGCCTAGCTGGCGGCGATGATTATGAGTTATGCTTTACCGCGCCCGTAACCCAACATGATGCAATTTTAGCCATTGGGGAAAAATTAAATTTAAAACTTTCTACCATTGGCGTAACGACTAAAGAGACCAAGATCAATCTTTATGATAAAAATCGCCAACTCATCGAACTAAAAAGGACGGGCTATGACCACTTCGGTTAA
- a CDS encoding phosphatidylglycerophosphatase A, whose product MTTSVKATIPSLQFLLRHPSHFVALGFGSGLSPKAPGSIGTIIGLPLFWMLTFTPEPTHCITLAVLFLVGIPLCTKTGNALGVSDHGSIVWDEIVAIMLVLEFTPASPLWWGIAFVLFRLFDIWKPAPIRHCDARLKGGFGVMFDDLLAAIYAIISLKVLLCLALN is encoded by the coding sequence ATGACCACTTCGGTTAAAGCCACCATACCAAGCCTGCAGTTTTTACTTCGTCACCCGAGCCACTTTGTTGCCTTGGGTTTTGGCAGCGGGCTATCACCAAAAGCACCGGGCAGTATCGGCACGATTATTGGCTTACCTCTGTTTTGGATGCTCACTTTCACGCCCGAGCCAACACACTGCATCACCCTCGCCGTTTTATTTTTAGTTGGCATTCCGCTCTGCACCAAGACTGGCAATGCCTTAGGCGTATCAGACCACGGCAGTATTGTGTGGGATGAAATTGTCGCCATAATGCTAGTACTAGAATTCACGCCGGCAAGTCCTTTATGGTGGGGCATCGCGTTTGTGTTGTTTCGCTTATTCGACATTTGGAAACCTGCGCCTATTCGTCACTGCGATGCGAGACTAAAAGGTGGATTTGGCGTGATGTTTGACGACCTGCTCGCTGCCATTTATGCAATTATTAGCCTAA